One stretch of Roseimicrobium sp. ORNL1 DNA includes these proteins:
- a CDS encoding metallophosphoesterase, which yields MPIHFASCSRRRFLGATALLGGGLLPRFGASAAASDAESFAILSDTHIAADPDKVLRETNLCANLKAVVAEVKAMTASPSAVLLNGDAALNEGQVGDYEQLLTQLAPLLGSSAPPLHIGMGNHDDRANFRAVVKPGTPTLIESKHVALVEGRHVNWFLIDTLRVTNKVEGELGEEQHRWLDAALKAHADKPAIVVGHHNPQFLPAPQPDNAESTTVKVTGLVDTEAFITLLEGHRHVKAYVYGHTHTWAHQKRESGLHLINLPPVAYVFQKERPNGWVEVTTTPATASFRLHALDKKHPEEGATIDLPLGRS from the coding sequence ATGCCCATCCATTTTGCCTCTTGTTCCCGCCGTCGCTTTCTTGGCGCCACTGCATTGCTCGGTGGAGGCCTTCTGCCCCGGTTCGGTGCCTCCGCTGCAGCGAGCGATGCTGAATCCTTTGCCATCCTCTCGGACACGCACATCGCGGCCGACCCTGACAAAGTCCTCCGCGAGACAAACCTCTGTGCGAACCTGAAAGCCGTGGTGGCCGAGGTCAAGGCCATGACAGCATCCCCTTCCGCTGTACTGCTGAATGGTGACGCCGCACTCAATGAGGGTCAGGTGGGGGATTACGAACAACTACTGACACAACTCGCCCCGCTGCTTGGCAGCTCGGCCCCACCACTGCACATCGGCATGGGCAACCATGATGACCGCGCGAATTTCCGTGCCGTGGTGAAGCCCGGTACTCCGACACTCATCGAGAGCAAGCATGTCGCGCTCGTGGAGGGACGTCATGTGAACTGGTTCCTCATCGACACGCTGCGCGTGACCAACAAGGTGGAAGGAGAGCTGGGCGAAGAGCAACACCGCTGGCTGGATGCCGCATTGAAGGCTCATGCGGACAAGCCAGCCATTGTCGTGGGCCATCACAATCCCCAATTCCTCCCCGCTCCGCAGCCCGACAACGCTGAGAGCACGACAGTCAAGGTGACCGGACTGGTGGATACCGAAGCCTTCATCACCTTGCTCGAAGGACATCGTCACGTGAAGGCCTATGTCTATGGGCACACTCACACCTGGGCCCACCAGAAGCGGGAATCAGGACTACACCTCATCAACCTGCCGCCGGTCGCTTATGTGTTTCAGAAGGAACGTCCCAACGGTTGGGTGGAAGTGACAACCACACCCGCAACGGCCAGCTTCCGTCTTCACGCCCTCGACAAGAAGCATCCTGAAGAGGGCGCGACAATCGATTTGCCGCTTGGCA